CGAACCCCCAACCTTCTGATCCGTAGTCAGATGCTCTATCCGTTGAGCTACGGGCGCGTGGTCACCGCTTGGGCGACCTCGAAGAGCATACCCGCAGCGAGGGCCGGATGCGAAATCGGCGAGGTCATGGCTTCGATCACATGCTCGCGGCCGGGGAGAGCCGGGTACGTCGAAGGGCCCCGGTCTGCTGACCGGGGCCCTTCGGAAGCGGAGACGGAGGGATTTGAACCCTCGAACGGGTTGCCCCGTTACCACCTTAGCAGGGTGGCGCACTAGACCTGACTATGCGACGTCTCCAGGCCCGCACAGCCTATCCGAGCATGAGCCCCGGGCAAAACCGGCTGCTCACTAGCGTTCGAACATCCATCCGCGGTCCGTGAGCATGCGTCCGACCGCGAGTCCGATGGCGAGCGCGATGACGATCAGGCCGGCGTCGACGGCGTAGCCAAGGGCCATCGTCGACGCGCGGTCGTTGAGGTAGTACACGGCGCGGTACGCCGTCGCGCCGGGCACCATGATGACGACCGCCGGCACGTACACGGTCACGCGCGGCACGTCGATCGCGGGCGCGACGACGGCGGTGATGAGCCCGACGAGGCACGCCGCCATCGCGGCGGCCGCCTGCGGCGCGAGGCCCTGCTCGACGACGCTGATGCGCAGCACGTTCGCAACCATGCCGATCGTCGCGGCGCTGAGCGCCATCGGGAAGGGGCTGTTGAACATGAGGGCGAACCCGAGCACACCGAGGAAGCTCGCGACGAGCCGCAGCCCGAGCAGCAGGCCGGCGGCCATGTCGGGCGGCTGCACGACGTCGGGCGTCACCCCCGCGAGGGTCGAGACGCCCCACACGGCGAGCGCGGCCGACATGAGGATCATGACGGCGTACGTCAGCCGCGCGACGCCCGCCGAGTAGTCGAGCTTCGCGAGGTCGAGGGCTCCCGTGACGAGCGGGAAGCCCGGCACGAGGAACAGGACGGCAGAGACGTACCCGGCCTCGTGGCCGCCCCACCCGGCGACCGTCGAGTCGAGCACCATCATCAGGCCGAGGTACATGAACGACGCGAGGCACGCGGCGAGCATCGTCACCGCGAACTGGTTGAGTCCCTTGTGCAGGAGGGTGCGGCGCAAGAGCTGGCCTGACCCGGCCGCGAGGAACACGCCCGCGCACTCGACCGGTCCGCCGTTGTTGAGGAACGCGAACGCCGCGCACGCGACGGCCGCGAACAGCGCGTTGGCGAGGCTCCCGTACAGCAACGGCTTGGACGCGATCCGGTCGACGCCACGCTCGAGCTCCTCGACCGTCGTCCGCTCCGGGAGCGCGGAGACGTACCGCTCGATCTCCATGAGCCGGTCGGCGTTGACGCCGATCGACCGGACCTCGGTCACCTCCGTGCGGAAGATGGGGCCGCGGTGCGACGTCGCGGTGATCTCCGTGAGCGTCACGTGCGCCTCGTGCCGCGCCATGCCGAGAGCGCGCGCCGCGCGCTGCATCGTCGCCTTGACGCGGTAGCTTCCCGTGCCGGCCGAGAGGCTGAGGCGGCCGAGCCGCAGGATCGCGCCAGACTGTCTGATGAGCCCGACCGGTTCGAGCTCGTCCTCTGTCACGGGGGTGTTCACCGGGACATCATCCCTCGCACGCCTCCCGGGGCGCGGGACCAACCTCCCGCCAGCCGCGCCGGGAGCCCCGCTACGCATTCTCCGCGCCTTGGGACTTCGCGCCGTCGGGCACCGCGCGCAGCACGACGACGCGCCGCGAGGCACCACGCTCAGCGCGGCGCCGCGCCGTTGGACTCCGCGCAGCGCGACGACGCACCGTTCGACGCCGGACCAGCACGACGAAGGCCGCGCCCGTGGGCGCAGCCTTCGACCGTGGCGGAGGGCGAGGGATTCGAACCCCCGGTCCCTTGCGGGACAACGGTTTTCAAGACCGTCACATTAGGCCGCTCTGTCAGCCCTCCTCGCGGCACATTCTGCCACGCAGGAGCCGCCGCTCAGACCCACCAGGCGTCGTCGCGACCAGGGCTCACGACCTCGAGCGCGTACATGCGCGCGAGGCGCGCAAGATCCCGCTCGTACGTGACGAGCGTCGTGATCTCGTGGTTCACGACGGCGAGGCCCAGGTGCAGCGCGTCGAACGGCCCGAGGACGGGCGTCACGAGCGGCGACACGGTCATCGCCTGGTCGGGTATCCGCAGCAGGTTCAGGCGGCGCGCGAGCTGACGCGCCGTCTCGCGCGCGTCCGGCCCCAGCGGCGCAGCCGTGGTGCGCAGCTGCGTCAGCGCGATCTGCGTGACCCCGACATCGGGCTCGTTCTCGTCCAGCCACGCCTGCCAGGCGGCCGCCTCACGGACGACGGCGGGGTCCTCACCCGGGAGCGGCTGGTACGAGTCGTCGATGACGGACAGCCGCAGCGCTGATCCGTCGACGAGAAACACGGCCACCTCCGTCGCGCGCGGGCCCTTCCCGCAGACGGGACGAATCTACCCGAGACGACACCGGCCGGGGCCGTCAGGGACGGCCCCGGCCGGGGACTGCTGTGCGCGGAGGCTCAGGCGGCGCGCAGGCGCGCCATCGCGAGCTGGACGAGCGAGATCAGCGTCTGCTTCGTCGCCGCGCGCGAACGCGCGTCCGTGTAGAGCATCGGGACGTGCGCGGGGACCTGGAGGGCCTCACGGACGTCCTCGAGCCGGTGCTTGGCAACGCCGTCGAAGCAGTTGACGCCCACGACGAACGGGATGCCGCGCGACTCGAAGTAGTCGATCGCCGGGAAGCACTGCTCGAGGCGGTCGGTGTCGACGAGCACGACGGCGCCGATCGCGCCACGGACCAGGTCGTCCCACATGAAGAGGAAGCGGTCCTGGCCGGGGGTGCCGAAGAGGTACAGCCACAGCGAGCTCGAGAGCTCGATGCGACCGAAGTCCATGGCGACCGTCGTCGTCGTCTTGCGGTCGGTCACGCCACCGGCGTCGTCGACGCCGACGGAGTGCTCGGTCATCGCAGCCTCGGTGTTGAGGGGCTCGATGTCAGAGATGGAGCCGATGAACGTCGTCTTGCCCACTGCGAAGCCACCTGCGACGACGATCTTGACGACCGTAGGGGCGGGGGCGTGCGGCGTGCCGGACGCGGACTCAGAGGGAGGAAATGCCATTGAGAACACTCTCCAACACGCTCAGGGACAGGGCAGGGTTCTGGTGGCCAGGCTGGCCGTGACCCGTGTGGACGTTGACGGGCGCCGCGGTGTGCACCTTGATGTAGCCGTCGTCGGCAAGGTCAGCGATGACGACGCGGACCACGCCGATCGGCATGCGCAGGAGAGCGGAGAGCTCCGCGACCGAGACGTAGTTCAGCGCCGCGTGGCGGATGATCTCGCGCTTCTCGGGCGTCAGACGCGTTCCCGTGACGGCACCCGGCATCGCCTCGACCAGCGCCTCCAGCGGGAGGTCGGACGTAGCCGACCGGACGCGACCGCCGGTGACTGCGTAAGGCCTGACGGTCGAGCTCTCGTACTCGTGACCGTCGTGCGAGCTAGACATGTGAATCTCCCTCAGCCGAGAAGACGAGTCGCACCGTCGACAGGAAGGTTGCCGCGCATCTCGGTGATGAGCTGCGGAGTCAGCGTCGCCTCGGTGCGCGAGACGAGCAGTGCCATCTCGTAACCGATCAGGCCGACGTCGCAGGTGGACTCTGCGACCGCAGCGAGCACGGAACCGTTGGACACGTTCATGAGGAACAGGAACGCGTCGTCCATCTCGATGATGGACTGGCGGACGTTCCCGGCCTCGAGCTGGCGCGCGGCACCGCGCGTCAGGCTGGACATGCCGGACACGATGGCGGCGAGCTGGTCACCGGAGGTCCGGTCCAGGTTCTCCGACATCGCCATGAGCAGACCGTCCGCAGACACGACGAGCGTGTGTCGGGTGCCGGCAACTGTCCTGACGAAGTTGTCGAGCAACCACCCGAAGTTGGTTGCCTCAGTACTGATGGACACTTTCTCTCCTTCTTCCAGAGTCAACGCGACTGTGGTGCGGGGTCGTGGTTTTCATGGACATCTTGCACCGGAGCTCCGTCGCCCTCCTGACGTGCCCGGTTGGTGGCACTGACGAAGGACGACAGACGTGCCCGGAGCTCGGCCGCGTCGCGGCTGATCTTGGAAGAGCCCTCGTCCGGAAGTGTAGAGGCGGGCACCTCCGTCCGAACTCGCTTCGTGAGGCTGCTGCTCGCCGCGGGTCCGGCCATCTGGTTCGGCCGGTACGCGGAGAGCTGGCTGAGCTCCGCCAGGGCCTGCTCCTGGATCCCGGCCTGCAGTGCGAGCCGGGCAGAGAGCTCTGCGTCCAGCTCCCCGACGCCCCAGCTGGTGCGCTGGGCCTCGGGTGCTGCCGGAGCGGCAGGCGCGGACGGTGCCGCGGGTGCGGCCTCGTCCCTCGGTCCGAAGAATGCGGTGGCCGACGGCGCGGGGCGTGCCGCGCTCTCGGGCTCGACAGCCGACCCGATGGTCGCGTCGAACGCCGGGGGCGAGTACGTGAAGCCCTCGGGCTCGATCGGCTGCGGCGTGAAGGTGGACGGCGAACGACGCTCGAGCGGTGCCGTCTCCTCCGCCGGGGCCGCCGGCGCGAAGGCAGCGGGCGCCTCGTACGACGCGACAGCCTGCGGCTCCGGGGCGAAGACCTCCGCGGCCGGGGCCGCCGGGGCTGCCGGGGCGGGTGCGAAGCCCCACCCGGCCTGCTCCTGCGGAGCGGCGGCGGGTGCCGGCGGCGGCGTGACGGCGGGAGCCTCGGCGCCCTTCTTCTTCCGCTTGCGCCCGAAGAAGCCACGCTTCTTCTCGGGCTCGGCGGCCGGTGCCGGTTCCGCCGGAGCGGCACCGAGGACGTCGCTGAAGCTGGGCAGCGCTGCTCCCGAAGGGCTGACCGCGAAGGGAGCGATGTCTGCGCTCGCCGCGGGCATCGGCAGGAAGCCGCCGTCCGCGGGCGCAGGTGCGGGCTCGTTCTGCGGCACGGCAGGCTCGGCCTGAGGGGCCTCGACGTGCGCGGCCGGAGCCTCAGCCTGCGGAGCGTCGTACCGGGCCGCGGGGGCCCCGTACTGCGCCGCGGGGGCCTCGTATTGCGCCGCGGGTGCCTCGTATTGCGCCGCCTCGTAAGCCGCCGCGTCGTACTGCGCCGCAGCGGCGCCGTACTGCGCGGCCTCGTCGTGCGAGGGCGCTGCCTCGTAGGCCTCGTCCGCCTGAGCCGCGGGCTCGACAGCGTGGTCGACGTGCTCGCCCGGGTAGGCCTCCGCAGCCACCTCGTCGTACACGACGTCCTCGACATCCGGGACCTCGACCTCGACCTCGTCCTCGACCAGACCAGGGATCGCGAAACCGAGCTCCGGGTCGATCTCCGGGGCAGGGACGGCCTCGGGGGCGGTCTCCGCGATCGGTGCGGGTGCGGCGTCGGCGACGGGAGCCGGCGTCTCCTCCTCGTAGCGGGCGTAGCGGCCGCGGCGGGTCGGGACGTCCGGGTAGGCCTCGTCGTCGACGTCAGCGGCGGACGCGATCGAGCCGACGTGCGCGCCGAGGGTGCGCAGGCGCTCGTCCTCACGCGTCGGAGCGGGGAGCTCCGAGGCGTGCGTCGGCTGCCAGGCGGCGCTCTCGGCGTCGTGGAAGGACTCGGCAGCGTCGTGCGCAGAGGCGCCGTCGGAGCTCGGGGCCCATGCTTCGGCGAAGGCCTGCACGGCAGCGTCCTGGTGCTCGTCGAGAGCCGGGAGCTCAGCCTCGACCGGCGCAAACGCGTCGGCCTGCGAGGACTCGACGACCGGCACGGTCGGCGTCTCGGCCTGCTCGTGCGCGGGGAGCGGCTCGACCGTCTCGCCCATGAACTCGAGCGAGCGACGGGTGCGGAAGTTCGAGAAGACCGCGGCGCGCTCGGGGACGGGAGCGATCGGGCCGTTCTGGTCGGCCGTCGGCTCCGCGGGGAGCGGCGCCGACGCGCCCGTCGGGGCAGCGCCACGCGTCGGCAGGCCGGAGCCACCGCCACGCGTCGGCAGAGCAGAAGCACCGCCGCGCGTCGGGAGAGCGTCCGCGCCACCACGCGTCGGGAGGGCGTCGCCACCGCGCGTCGGGAGGGCGTCGCCACCGCGCGTCGGGAGGGCGTCGCCACCGCGCGTCGGGAGGGCGTCGCCACCGCGCGTGGGGAGGGCAGAACGACCACCACGCGTCGGGAGCGATGCGGGACCGGCGATGTTGCTCGGCGGGGTCCACAGCTCGTTGGCACCGGCGACGAAGTCGCTCGGCAGCTCCGAGGCCGCGAGCTCAGGGAGGACGATGTCCGCCTCGGGCACGGCACCGAGCGAGGCGCTCGGCGCCGCGGTCTCGGGGGCGTTGCGCGTCTTGCGGCGCGGCATGCCCGTGCTCGTGGAGCCGTCGGTGAGCGCGTCGAGGTCGACGGGCACCGCGACAGGCGGCTCTGGCTCGACGTTGCGGCGCGTGGAGAGCGGCTGCGCCGCAGCCGGCTCGGGCGCGACCCAGGCCTCGGTGGCCTCGCGGGTGTCCTTGCTCAGGACGTCCACGGGCTCGTCGAGCGGGACCTCGTCCGCAGCGATGAACAGCGCGCGCGGGAGCATGACGCGAGCGACCGTGCCGTCACGGCCCTCGGGCCGCGAGAAGCGGACGGACGCACCGAGCTTGTAGGCGAGTCGACCGACGACGTAGAGGCCGAGACGCTGCGAGCCGACGATCTCGGACGCGGCGTAGGTCGACGCCTTCTCGTTGGCCTCGTCGAGCTCCTCGTCGGTCATGCCGAGGCCCTCGTCGAGCACGGCGACCGTGTACCAGCGCGAGTCCTCCTCGACCGTCACGACGACCGGGGTGCCAGGGTCGGAGAAGACGGTCGCGTTCTCGAGGAGCTCAGCGATCAGGTGCGCGGCGGGCAGCGCGTTGTGACCGAGCATGAGCGGGTCGACGTGCAGGTCGAGCTCGACGCGCTCGTACAGCTCGATCTCCGAGGATGCCGTACGCACGACGTCGGACAGCGGCATGGGAGCGCGGACGCGACGGCCCGACTCGATGCCGGCGAGGACGAGGAGCGACTCGGCGTTACGGCGCATTCGCGTCGCGAGGTGGTCGAGGCGGAAGAGGTTCGCGAGGGTGCCCGGGTCTTCCTCGGAGCGCTCGAGCTCGTCGAGGAAGACGAGCTGGCGGTTGAGGAGGACCTGGTCGCGACGAGCGACGTTGATGAACATCTCGGCGATCGAGCCGCGCAGGAGGGCCTGCTCACGGGCGACGCGGAGCGTCACGGCATTCACCTCGTTGAACGCGCCGGCCAGTCGGCCGACCTCGTCCTGCGAGGTGACCTCGATCTTCTCGACGGAGACGTCGGGGCTCTTGCCCGGCTCGGCGACCTCGTCGACGATGCGCGGCAGCTCGTCACGGACACGACCGGCGGCGTCCGTCAGGCGACGGAGCGGCTCGGTGATCGTGCGGGCGACGGTGAGCGCGATGAACACGGAGACCGCGACAGCGGCGAGCGCGGCGGCGAGCGTCAGGAGGAGCGAGCGGGTCGCGGCGTCCTGCGACGACTTGCCGTAGTCCACGGCGAGCTGGCGCAGGTCGTCGCGCACGTCGCGCAGGCGCGTGTTCTCGGCAGCAGCGTTATCTTCCCACTGCGTGCGGTACTGCACCGGGATGGTGTTCGGGGCGGCCTGGAGAAGACCGTCACGGGCGATCTGGAACGACGCGCTGAGCGACGGGATCTCGATGCCCTCGTAGCCGAGGTCGGCGACGGTGCGGATCGCGTTGGTGCGGACGGTGGTGCCCTCGGCCATCTGGACCGCGACGGCGCGGCGGTCGACCTCGGTGTCCATGTTCGAGAACGAGTCCTCGATGAGGATCTGTCCCGACTGCGCCTCGACCTGCATGTTGTTCATGAGGCGGTTCGTGTTCGTGTACGCCACGACGTGAGTACCGAGGCCACGGTCGCGCACCGTGGTCGCGAGGATGTCACCGAGGTCGAGCTGAGCGTCGATCATCGTGTCGTAGTACGACATGAGGTTACGGACGGTCGTACCGCCACCGGACGTTCCCCAGCCGATGCGCTCGTCGACGAGGCTGCGCGCGAGCGCGAGCTGCTCGGGCTGACGGGTCTGGACGGCCCGGGCCATCGTCTCGTTGACGGCCGCGTTGTCGCTCTTGCGGTCCATCTGGCGCAGGGCGCGGTCGAGCTTGCTGACCGCGTCGTCTGTCGCCTTGCGGGCGGCGGCGAGGTCCTTCACGAACGCGGTGCGCCCGGTCGCCACGGCGACCGAGGACCAGCGCTCCTGCTGGAGTGCATCGATGAGGTCGTCCTCGACGACGACGACGCCGAGGTAGCTGGTCTGCAGACGCGAGTACTGCCACGTGTCGTACGCCGACACGACGAGGTAACCGGCGCCAAGAACCAGGACGAGCACCGGCACGGCCAGTGTCGCCAGGATCTTTCCGCGCACCCCTAGTCTGCGGAGCATCGGTACCTCTCTCGCCCTTGTCGCAGGGAGCCCACGGGAGGCCTCCCCCAGCGCGCCACCAGGCAGGTTGCTCGCCGTGATCAGTGAATCGGCATGTTCGGCCGGTTCCATTAGCAGAGCGCAGCCTCGGATGACGAGACACCACCCCGCGGGGCGGGGAAAACACCCAAATCATGTCTCACCGTGTGATGACGACGTGGCAGAACTAGGATGTGCGCCGTGCGCATTATCACAGCAGACCCCCCAGATTCGGAAGCCAGGGTGCCGCTGGTAGTGCGGGATTCACCCGATCCGGGGCTCCTGGACGACGGCGTCGTCGTCGCGGTCGAGGCGGCGGGGGTGAACCCGGCGGACCTCCTGCAGGTCGCCGGCAAGTACCCGCCCCCGCCCGGCGCACCGTCCTGGCCCGGGCTCGAGGTCGCCGGTCGCATCGTCGCGACGGGTCCGCTGGTCCGTGGCTGGGAGGTGGGCCAGCGCGTCGCCGCGCTGCTCGCCGGGGGCGGTTACGCAGAGCTCGCGGCTGTGCCCGCGTCGCAGCTCCTGCCGGTTCCCGACGCGCTCTCGGACGTCGCAGCAGCGGCGCTCCCGGAGGCGCTCGCGACGGCCTGGTCCAACCTCGTGGACGTCGGCGGGATGCAGCAGGACGACGTCGTGCTGGTCCACGGCGGCACGGGTGGCGTCGGCTCGGTCGCGGCCCAGCTCGCGGTCGCGCGCGGCGCGCGCGTCGTCGCGGTCGCCGGAGGCGCCGAGCGCGCCGAGCGACTGCGCGAGCTCCTGGCGCGCGTCCCCGGCTCCCACGAGGCCGTCGTCGTCGACAGGACGAGCGAGGACTTCGTCTCCGCCTGCCAGGACCTCGGCGGCGCCGACGTCGTGCTCGACGTCGTGGGTGCTGCGAACCTCGGACGGAACGTCGAGTCGCTCGCGACCGGAGGCAGGCTCGTCGTCATCGGCCTGCCGCGCGGGCGCAAGGGCGAGCTCGACCTCGGCGCCCTCCTCGCGAAGCGCGCGAGCGTGCACGGCACGACCCTGCGGGCGCGGCCCGCCGAGGAGAAGGCCGCGATCATGGCCGCCGTCCGCGAGGAGGCCTGGCCGCTCGTCGTCGACGGGACGATCACGCCCGTCGTCCACGCGACCTTCCCCTTCGAGGAGGCCCAGCAGGCGCACGACACGGTCCGCGCCGGGTCCCCGTTCGGCAAGGTCGTCCTCGTCCGGCACGGCTGACGCCAGGACTCCCCGCAGACGCCGAGAGGGCCGGGTCCACCAGGACCCGGCCCTCTCGGCGTACGTACGTCGTCAGCCCTTGACGGACCCCGCGAGGAGACCGCGGACGAAGTAACGCTGGAGCCCGACGAAGATGATCACGGGCACGATCATCGAGATGAACGCCGCTGCGGAGAGCAGGTGCCAGTCGGCGCCACGCGTACCCGACAGGTCGGCGATGTAGACGGTGAGCGGCTTGACCGCGTTGTCACCGCCCGCGAACGTGAGCGCGACGAGCAGGTCGTTCCACACCCACAGGAACTGGAAGATCGCGAAGGAGGCGATCGCCGGGACCAGGAGCGGGAGCAGGACCGAGAAGAAGATCTTCACGTGGCCTGCGCCGTCGACGCGGGCCGCCTCGACGAGCTCACGCGGGATCTCGGTCATGAAGTTGTGCAGCAGGAAGATCGCGAGCGGGAGCGCGAAGATCGAGTGCGACAGCCACAGGACCCAGAAGGAGCCGTTGAGCTCCCAGTTCACGAACTGCGTGAGCAGCGGGATCAGGGTGACCTGGATCGGCACGACCTGGAGCGTGAAGACACCGACGAACAGGATGCTGCGGCCCTTGAAGTCGATCCACGCGAACGCGTACGCCGCGAGCAGCGCGATCGTGATCGGGATGAGGACCGACGGGATCGTGATGACGAGGGAGTTGACGAAGTAGTTCGACAGGTTGATCGACGAGCTCGTCATCGCGGACACGTAGTTGTCCGTCGTGACCGTCGGGTTGGAGAAGAACGTCCACCAGCCCGACGTCTTGATGTCCCGCTCCGGACGGAAGGAGGTGATCAGCAGGCCGACCGTCGGGACCGTCCACAGGAGCGCGATGACGATCGCGACGGCGGAGCCGATCCGGTTGGCCATCGTCTTGCGAACCGTGTCCGCACGGTGCTCGACCTTGTCGAAGGTGCTCGGGGTCGGAACCGTCCCGACCTGGTCCACAGGAACCTCTGTGTTGCTCATCGGACCTCCTCCGTCTTCTTCATCTGGCGGACGTTGTACACGATGAGCGGCAGGATGATGATGAACAGGATCACCGCGAGAGCGGCACCCAGGCCTTCGTTGCCCTGCCGGAAGCTCTGCGTGTAGAACTCGTTCGCGACGACCGACGTGCCGAACTGCCCACCGGTCATCGTGCGGACGATGTCGAAGACCTTGAGCGTGCCCATGGCGATCGTCGTGAGGACCACGACGAGCGAGGGCCGGACGCTCGGGACGGTGATGTGGGAGAACATCTGCCAGGCGTTAACGCCGTCGAGGCGAGCCGCCTCGATGATGTCGTCGGGGATGGCCTTGATGGAGGCCGACAGGATGGTCATCGCGAAACCGGCCTGGATCCAAACCATGACGACGATGAGGAACAGCGTGTTCCACGGGCCGTTGAGCAGGAAGTTGTAGGGCTCGCCGCCCATCCAGATGATCACCTGGTTGAGCAGGCCGATCTGCTTCGGCTGGCGGGCCGCCGGGACGTTCTCCAGCACGGCCTTGTAGTCGTACATGAACTTCCAGATGATCGACGCGCCGACCATCGAGATCGCCATCGGCAGGAAGATCAGCGCCTTGGCGAACTTCTCGAACTTGCTGCGGTCCACGAGGATCGCGTAGACGAGGCCGATGCCGGTCGACAGGAGCGGCACCAGGATGACCCAGATCGCGGTGTTGCCGAGGACCTTCTGGAAGGCGTCCTCGGAGAGCGCACGGGCGTAGTTGTCGACGCCGATGAAGTTGTTGCCCTTGGCGTCGTAGAACGACGCCTTGATGGTGGTCAGGGCCGGGTAGACGAGGCCGAAGAGCAGGCCCAGCACGGCGGGCCCGACGAACGCGGCGGCCAGCACCCACTTGCGCGGACGCTTGAGGCGCGAGACGCCAAACAGGATCAGGCCCATCGCTGCGGCGAAGAGCGCGACGGCGAAGACCATCAGGAGGAGCTTTCCTCCAGTCGTCGCCGGATGTAGCAACCAGTCCACCAGACCCTCCCGAGGTCGTCGTCGTGCAGCTGCGGGTCCCGTGGACCCTGGCGGCCCGAGGGCCCGCCGCTGCTGCGACGGGCCCTCGGTCCGTGGTGCTCAGACCGTGAGGTCAGGCTTTGTCAGGCCGAGGCCTGGGTTCACTTGGGCCAAGAAGCCTGGATGGCCGACAGAACTGCCGCGTCGTCCTTGTCCTCGGCGAGCCAGCTGGTCATCTCGGTCCAGAACGTACCCTGGCCGACCGCAGCAGGCATCAGGTCCGAACCGTCGAAGCGGAACTCCTGGGTGGTGTCACCGAGGAGGGTGGCCGCCAGCTTGTCGATCGGGGAGACCAGGTTCTCCGGGTCGAGACCCGAGTTGGCCGAGACCCAACCACCCGCGGGGGTGGCCTTCGCCTTGGCGTTGTTCCACTCGGGGCTCGCGAGGAACGCCTGGAAGGCGGCGACCTCGGGGCGGTCCGAGAAGGCGGCGGCGAACTCGCCACCACCGAGGAGCGGACGCTCGTCAGCGGTCAGGCCCGGGAGGTAGAACGCGAACGCGTCACCGGTCTCGGAGACCTCCGTGCCCTCGGGCCAGTTGGCCGCGTAGAACGAGGCCTGGCGGTGCAGGTAGCAGAGCGGCTCGTCCTCGACGAGCGGCAGGCCGCCGTCCTGGAACGTGGTGGTCGCGATGGAGGCGACGTCACCGTAGCCACCGTTGACGTAGTCCGGGTTCTTGAGGATCTCGCCGACCTTCGCGAGCGCCTCCTTGATCTCGGGCGAGTCGAACTTGACCTCGTTGGTGAGCCACTTGTCGTAGACGTCACCACCGGCGGTGCGAAGCACCAGGTCCTCGAGCCAGTCGGTGGCCGGCCAACCCGTGGCCTCGCCGGAGCCGATGCCCGCGCACCACGGCTTGGCGCCCTCGGCGCCGTGGTCGGCGAGGATCTTGTCCGAGAGGGCGATGAGCTCGTCCCACGTCGTCGGGATCGTGTAGCCGTTCTTCTCGAACTGCTTCGGCGAGTACCAGACGAACGACTTCACGTTGGCGCCGAGCGGAGCGGCGTAGAACGTGCCGTCGACGGTGCCGTACGACTTCCACGACGGGGAGTAGTACTTGTCGACGTTCGCGACGGTGCCCTCGGAGGCCGGGACGAGAGCGTCCGGGTAGTCCTTGGCGATCGTCTCGAGCAGACCCGGCTGCGGGATGTACGCGATGTCAGGCGCAGCGCCCGACTTGATCTTGACGAGGAGCTGAGCCTCGAACTCCTTGGAGCCCTCGTACGTGATCTTGGCGCCGGTGCACTCCTCGAACGGCTTGTACGAGTCGATGTGCGGCGTGTCCTCGGGCGTGACGATCGAGGTGTAGACCGAGACGGTCTTGCCCTTCAGGTCGCCGTACTGCTCGTAGGCCGCGCAGTCGCCGCTCGCAGCGCCCGGCTCCTCAGACTTGTTGTCGTCGTCGCTGCACGCGGCGAGCGAGAGCGCGAGCCCGAGGCCCACGACTGAGGCCGTGATGGCACGGCCCTTGTTGAAGCTCCTCATTGAGTTCCTCCACAACGATGTGATGTTGCCCCTAGGTGTCGACGGCCGAACCTTGTGGTCGGACGTCGCCTCCGGGATCCATGTAAGCGTTTACATCGGCCACTTTCAACCCCGTCCGGTCGCAACCGAGTAACGATTGCGTCACGTTGCCGCTTCGTTACAGCGCCGGGTTGACCACCCTCAACGG
This genomic window from Flavimobilis soli contains:
- a CDS encoding zinc-binding dehydrogenase, with protein sequence MRDSPDPGLLDDGVVVAVEAAGVNPADLLQVAGKYPPPPGAPSWPGLEVAGRIVATGPLVRGWEVGQRVAALLAGGGYAELAAVPASQLLPVPDALSDVAAAALPEALATAWSNLVDVGGMQQDDVVLVHGGTGGVGSVAAQLAVARGARVVAVAGGAERAERLRELLARVPGSHEAVVVDRTSEDFVSACQDLGGADVVLDVVGAANLGRNVESLATGGRLVVIGLPRGRKGELDLGALLAKRASVHGTTLRARPAEEKAAIMAAVREEAWPLVVDGTITPVVHATFPFEEAQQAHDTVRAGSPFGKVVLVRHG
- a CDS encoding carbohydrate ABC transporter permease → MSNTEVPVDQVGTVPTPSTFDKVEHRADTVRKTMANRIGSAVAIVIALLWTVPTVGLLITSFRPERDIKTSGWWTFFSNPTVTTDNYVSAMTSSSINLSNYFVNSLVITIPSVLIPITIALLAAYAFAWIDFKGRSILFVGVFTLQVVPIQVTLIPLLTQFVNWELNGSFWVLWLSHSIFALPLAIFLLHNFMTEIPRELVEAARVDGAGHVKIFFSVLLPLLVPAIASFAIFQFLWVWNDLLVALTFAGGDNAVKPLTVYIADLSGTRGADWHLLSAAAFISMIVPVIIFVGLQRYFVRGLLAGSVKG
- a CDS encoding carbohydrate ABC transporter permease, which codes for MVFAVALFAAAMGLILFGVSRLKRPRKWVLAAAFVGPAVLGLLFGLVYPALTTIKASFYDAKGNNFIGVDNYARALSEDAFQKVLGNTAIWVILVPLLSTGIGLVYAILVDRSKFEKFAKALIFLPMAISMVGASIIWKFMYDYKAVLENVPAARQPKQIGLLNQVIIWMGGEPYNFLLNGPWNTLFLIVVMVWIQAGFAMTILSASIKAIPDDIIEAARLDGVNAWQMFSHITVPSVRPSLVVVLTTIAMGTLKVFDIVRTMTGGQFGTSVVANEFYTQSFRQGNEGLGAALAVILFIIILPLIVYNVRQMKKTEEVR
- a CDS encoding ABC transporter substrate-binding protein — protein: MRSFNKGRAITASVVGLGLALSLAACSDDDNKSEEPGAASGDCAAYEQYGDLKGKTVSVYTSIVTPEDTPHIDSYKPFEECTGAKITYEGSKEFEAQLLVKIKSGAAPDIAYIPQPGLLETIAKDYPDALVPASEGTVANVDKYYSPSWKSYGTVDGTFYAAPLGANVKSFVWYSPKQFEKNGYTIPTTWDELIALSDKILADHGAEGAKPWCAGIGSGEATGWPATDWLEDLVLRTAGGDVYDKWLTNEVKFDSPEIKEALAKVGEILKNPDYVNGGYGDVASIATTTFQDGGLPLVEDEPLCYLHRQASFYAANWPEGTEVSETGDAFAFYLPGLTADERPLLGGGEFAAAFSDRPEVAAFQAFLASPEWNNAKAKATPAGGWVSANSGLDPENLVSPIDKLAATLLGDTTQEFRFDGSDLMPAAVGQGTFWTEMTSWLAEDKDDAAVLSAIQASWPK